From the Bacillus sp. FJAT-22090 genome, the window ATCTTCCGACGTCATCTCGCAGTTTACGCATGCTCGCTTCCATCGGGACGATTCCTCGCCCAATTTCAGTCGCAATAACAATTACCTCAAAATTTTGATCCCATTGCTCCAGATGCTCAAATAACTTATTCAATTTGTCTTCTAATACATATTCCACTCCATAAACAATTACTACTTCAGCTATTGAAGATACAATCGGAAAATCCTCCATAGCAT encodes:
- a CDS encoding bifunctional adenosylcobinamide kinase/adenosylcobinamide-phosphate guanylyltransferase — protein: MHVIFGGAFNGKRAYVEQLVEDKEAQWLDAMEDFPIVSSIAEVVIVYGVEYVLEDKLNKLFEHLEQWDQNFEVIVIATEIGRGIVPMEASMRKLRDDVGRFYQQLFTRAERVTRIWYGISQTIKGR